A region from the Bacillus alveayuensis genome encodes:
- a CDS encoding chromosomal replication initiator protein (product_source=KO:K02313; cath_funfam=1.10.1750.10,1.10.8.60,3.40.50.300; cog=COG0593; ko=KO:K02313; pfam=PF00308,PF08299,PF11638; smart=SM00382,SM00760; superfamily=48295,52540; tigrfam=TIGR00362): MENIADLWSRALNEIEKKLSKPSFETWLKSTKAHALQGDTLIITAPNEFARDWLESRYLHLIAKTLYELTGEEIGVKFIIPQNQNDEEFMPKSPLKTTTPHKGEDAIELPQNMLNPKYTFDTFVIGSGNRFAHAASLAVAEAPAKAYNPLFIYGGVGLGKTHLMHAIGHYVLDHNPSAKVVYLSSEKFTNEFINSIRDNKAVDFRNKYRNVDVLLIDDIQFLAGKEQTQEEFFHTFNTLHEESKQIVISSDRPPKEIPTLEDRLRSRFEWGLITDITPPDLETRIAILRKKAKADGLDIPNEVMLYIANQIDSNIRELEGALIRVVAYSSLINKDINADLAAEALKDIIPSSKPKVITIQDIQRVVGQHFNVKLEDFKAKKRTKSIAFPRQIAMYLSREMTDSSLPKIGEEFGGRDHTTVIHAHEKISKMLQKDEQLQRQIEEIKEMLKM; encoded by the coding sequence ATGGAAAATATTGCGGATTTATGGAGTCGTGCGCTCAATGAAATTGAAAAAAAATTAAGTAAGCCTAGCTTTGAAACTTGGTTAAAATCAACAAAAGCGCATGCTCTTCAAGGTGATACATTAATTATCACCGCCCCAAATGAGTTTGCAAGAGACTGGCTGGAATCACGTTATCTCCATCTCATTGCCAAAACTCTATATGAATTAACAGGGGAAGAAATTGGGGTTAAATTCATCATTCCGCAAAATCAAAATGATGAGGAATTTATGCCAAAATCCCCATTAAAAACTACTACTCCTCATAAAGGTGAGGATGCAATTGAACTCCCGCAAAATATGTTGAATCCAAAATACACATTCGACACATTTGTCATCGGTTCCGGAAATCGATTTGCGCATGCTGCGTCCTTAGCAGTTGCTGAAGCACCTGCAAAAGCATATAACCCACTATTTATTTATGGTGGAGTAGGACTAGGCAAAACCCATTTAATGCATGCTATTGGCCATTATGTATTAGATCATAATCCTTCTGCAAAAGTCGTTTATTTATCATCAGAAAAATTCACAAATGAATTTATTAATTCAATTCGTGACAACAAAGCAGTTGATTTCCGTAATAAATACCGAAACGTTGATGTTTTACTAATAGATGATATTCAATTTTTAGCTGGAAAAGAACAAACACAAGAAGAATTTTTCCATACTTTTAATACGTTACACGAAGAAAGCAAGCAAATTGTTATATCAAGCGACAGACCACCAAAAGAAATTCCAACTCTTGAAGACCGCTTAAGGTCAAGGTTTGAATGGGGATTAATTACAGATATCACACCTCCTGATCTCGAAACGAGAATTGCCATTTTACGTAAAAAAGCAAAAGCAGACGGACTCGATATTCCAAACGAAGTCATGCTTTATATCGCTAATCAAATTGATTCAAACATTCGTGAATTAGAAGGTGCCCTTATTCGTGTTGTCGCCTATTCTTCGTTAATTAACAAAGATATTAATGCTGATTTAGCAGCGGAAGCTTTAAAAGATATTATTCCTAGCTCAAAGCCAAAAGTGATTACCATCCAAGACATTCAACGGGTGGTCGGACAGCACTTTAATGTAAAGCTTGAAGATTTTAAAGCGAAAAAGAGGACAAAATCCATCGCTTTCCCAAGACAGATTGCTATGTACTTATCACGTGAAATGACAGACTCCTCCTTACCGAAAATTGGTGAAGAGTTTGGAGGCAGGGACCATACAACGGTCATTCATGCTCATGAAAAGATTTCAAAAATGCTCCAAAAAGATGAGCAATTACAGCGTCAAATTGAAGAAATAAAAGAAATGCTTAAAATGTAA